Proteins encoded together in one Procambarus clarkii isolate CNS0578487 chromosome 11, FALCON_Pclarkii_2.0, whole genome shotgun sequence window:
- the LOC123758502 gene encoding salivary glue protein Sgs-3-like, which translates to MADGDPSYWLSRDGTTTRLNHRDGTTTRLDLPDGTTTRLNPPDGTTTRLNPPDGTTTRLNPPDGSTTRLHHPDGTTTRLNHRDATTTRLNYRDGTTTRLNPPDGTTTRLNHRDGTTTRLNPPDGTTTRLNPPDGTTTRLNPPDGTTTRLDLPDGTTTRLNPPDGTTTRLDLPDGTTTRLNIQMAPQPV; encoded by the exons ATGGCTGATGGTGACCCCTCCTACTGGTTGAGTAGAG ATGGCACCACAACCCGTCTGAACCATCGAGATGGCACCACAACCCGTCTGGACCTTCCAGATGGCACCACAACCCGTCTAAACCCTCCAGATGGCACCACAACCCGTCTAAACCCCCCAGATGGCACCACAACCCGTCTAAACCCTCCAGATGGCTCCACAACCCGTCTACACCATCCAGATGGCACCACAACCCGTCTGAACCATCGAGATGCCACCACAACCCGTCTAAACTATCGAGATGGCACCACAACCCGTCTAAACCCTCCAGATGGCACCACAACCCGTCTAAACCATCGAGATGGCACCACAACCCGTCTAAACCCTCCAGATGGCACCACAACCCGTCTAAACCCCCCAGATGGCACCACAACCCGTCTAAACCCTCCAGATGGCACCACAACCCGTCTGGACCTTCCAGATGGCACCACAACCCGTCTAAACCCTCCAGATGGCACCACAACCCGTCTGGACCTTCCAGATGGCACCACAACCCGTCTAAACATCCAGATGGCACCACAACCCGTCTAA